A DNA window from Comamonas sp. 26 contains the following coding sequences:
- a CDS encoding Mor transcription activator family protein, with the protein MDALLKLAEEYGGLPHFQLPKAERALQAVRNARIAAEYATNKTAREIAAEYGLTEGQVVRIVASMGVTAPLDRRQRALF; encoded by the coding sequence ATGGACGCGCTTTTAAAGCTGGCGGAGGAATATGGAGGGTTGCCTCATTTTCAGTTGCCAAAAGCGGAAAGAGCGCTCCAGGCTGTGCGCAATGCACGGATTGCGGCTGAGTATGCAACGAACAAGACCGCTCGGGAGATCGCCGCCGAATATGGTCTCACTGAGGGCCAAGTGGTTCGCATCGTGGCCAGCATGGGAGTGACAGCCCCGCTCGACCGGAGGCAGCGGGCACTCTTTTAA